The proteins below are encoded in one region of Epinephelus lanceolatus isolate andai-2023 chromosome 7, ASM4190304v1, whole genome shotgun sequence:
- the rad9a gene encoding cell cycle checkpoint control protein RAD9A produces the protein MDCVVTGGNVKVLAKAIHSLSRIGDELYVEPQQDGLALRSVNSSRSAYACFLFAPLFFSRYTIPSGHAFRCKMAIKSVQAVFRSIATLEKTVEKCHIELDEQKNRLTFTLHCKHGLTKTHNLSFQDSESLQAVFDKDSYANVFRCNPRLLVDTVVHFPPSLEEITMSVSDERMWVRNHVEEEDQSKAMLTELCLASDEFDHFAVQAHNSVTFCLKELRGLLVFAESTGLPISMYFDEPGSPVVLSVTDSVLEGNFVLATLSDDPNHRKNNSRRAHSSPPPPPDDFMNDDIDSYLIAMDTSIAPGPSAAGPPTPPSAASTCLKQTAAAANHRTRLHSEEEEEEEEDERDDLSGPPNKKFCNLFFGSVLPPSSQMTTQPVTTQEVLASDSDDDAQ, from the exons TGCGTCGTGACGGGAGGAAACGTGAAAG TGCTGGCCAAAGCCATCCACTCTCTGTCTAGGATCGGTGATGAGCTGTATGTGGAGCCTCAGCAGGATGGG CTGGCCCTGCGGTCTGTAAACTCTTCTCGGTCGGCATATGCTTGCTTCCTGTTCGCACCACTCTTCTTCAGCAG GTACACCATTCCCAGTGGGCACGCCTTCCGCTGCAAGATGGCAATAAAG AGTGTGCAGGCCGTGTTCAGGTCTATAGCGACTCTGGAGAAGACTGTGGAAAAGTGTCACATCGAGCTGGATGAGCAGAAGAACCGACTCACCTTCACCCTGCACTGCAAACACG GCCTCACGAAGACACATAACCTGTCTTTCCAGGATAGTGAAAGCTTACAGGCAGTGTTTGATAAAGACAGCTATGCCAATGTATTCAGGTGCAATCCCAG gctgctggtggacACAGTCGTGCACTTTCCTCCATCTCTGGAAGAAATAACCATGTCAGTGAGTGATGAACGGATGTGGGTCAGGAACCATGTGGAGGAAGAAG ACCAGTCAAAGGCCATGCTGACAGAGCTGTGTCTGGCTTCAGACGAGTTTGACCATTTTGCCGTCCAAGCTCACAACAGCGTCACCTTTTGTCTGAAGGAGTTACGG GGTTTGTTGGTGTTTGCAGAGTCTACAGGTCTCCCTATTTCTATGTACTTTGATGAACCAGGCAG ccCTGTCGTGCTTTCAGTGACAGACAGTGTCCTGGAGGGGAACTTTGTGCTGGCCACGCTGTCTGATGACCCCAACCACcgtaaaaacaacagtagacg AGCACACTCATCCCCTCCGCCCCCTCCTGATGACTTTATGAATGACGACATAGACTCCTACCTCATTGCCATGGATACCAGTATTGCGCCAGGCCCCTCAGCCGCAGGTCCGCCCACACccccgtcagctgcttccacATGTTTAAAACAGACTGCCGCTGCAGCCAATCACAGGACAAGGCTacacagtgaggaggaggaggaggaagaggaagatgaaagAGATGATTTAAGTGGACCGCCTAATAAGAAG